CATTGTTTGATGGCATACCTTTGGATAAAGTCAGTACATCTATGACAATAAATGCACCTGCATCGGTACTTTTAGCTATGTATATAGCAGTAGCAGAAAAGCAAGGAGTATCTTCTGATAAACTCAGAGGAACTATACAAAACGATATACTTAAAGAATATATTGCTAGGGGAACATATATATTCCCAACAGAACCATCTATGAGACTTATAACAAATATATTTGAATATTGTTCTAAGAATGTACCTAAATGGAACACCATAAGTATTAGTGGGTATCATATAAGGGAAGCTGGTTCTACGGCACCACAAGAAGTTGCTTTCACATTGGCAGATGGTATAGCTTATGTTGATGCAGCTATAAAGGCAGGATTGGATGTGGACGATTTTGCTCCAAGGTTATCTTTTTTCTTTAATGCCCACAATGATTTGTTAGAAGAAGTAGCTAAATTTAGAGCAGCTAGAAGATTATGGGCTAGGATAATGAGAGATAGATTTAATGCTAAAAAGAAAAAATCTATGATGTTGAAATTCCATACCCAGACAGCTGGTTCTACTTTAACAGCCCAACAACCTGATAACAATATAGTTAGGGTTGCTATACAGACATTGGCAGCAGTATTAGGAGGAACTCAATCGTTGCATACGAATTCTAGAGATGAGGCATTGGCATTACCTAGTGAAGAATCAGTAAGGATAGCATTGAGAACTCAACAAATAGTAGCCCATGAAAGTGGTGTGACTAATACCATAGATCCATTGGCAGGATCATATTATATAGAATCAAAGACTAGCGAAATAGAAGAAAAGGCCATGGAATACATCAAAAAAATAGATGAATTGGGAGGAGCACCCAAGGCTATTGATATGGGATATATTCAACAGGAAATAATGGACGCTGCATATAGATATCAAAAAGAAGTGGAATCTGATGAGAGGATAGTGGTAGGAGTAAATAGATTTAAGGTGGAAGAAGGATCGCCTAAAGGGCTATTGAAGGTAGACCCCACTGTTGGAGAGAATAAGAAAAAAGGATTAAAAGAATTAAGAGATGAAAGGGATAATAATACTGTTAAAGAGAGATTGGATGCATTAAAAAATGCATGTGAAACCGATAAGAATGTAATGCCATTTATTATAGATGCAGTTAAAGCTTATGCTACTCTAGGAGAGGTATGTGGAGTAATGAGAGATGTATTTGGAGAATATGAACAATCAGTAAGATTATAAATATATAAGAGTTAGGAGGGAAAAAGTAATGGATAGACCTATAAGAGTATTAGTTGCAAAACCTGGACTAGATGGACATGATAGAGGTGCAAAAGTGATAGCTAGAGCACTTAGAGATGGAGGTATGGAGGTTATATATACTGGTCTTAGACAGACCCCAGAACAGATAGTAGCAGCAGCAATACAAGAAGATGTTGATGTAGTAGCTATGAGTATATTATCAGGAGCACATAATCATTTATTTCCAAAGGTAGTAGATTTACTTGAAAAAGAAAATGCTGAAGATATCTTGGTAATAGGTGGAGGGGTAATTCCTGAAGATGATATTCCAGAACTTAAAAAGGTTGGTATAAAGGCCATTTTCACACCGGGAACTCCTACAACTGATGTTATAGAATTTATAAAGTCCCAAATTAAGAATTGATGAGTAAAGTACTTGAATAAGGTGGTGCTTAAATATTGAACATAGAAAAAAGAATTTTAGAGGGGGATAAAAGAGCCTGTGCTAGACTTATTTCTATGGTAGAGAATAATGAACAACAGGGTATAGAGATAGTAAAAAAGCTTTATAAATATACAGGTAAAGCCCATGTAATAGGGATAACAGGTCCACCAGGAGGAGGTAAAAGCACCCTTACAGATAAATTAGCTAAGGCATTGAGAAAGAGAAATAAAAAGGTAGGAATAATAGCAGTAGATCCCACTAGCCCCTTTAGTGGAGGGGCAATATTGGGAGATAGGGTTCGCATGAATGATTTAGCCACTGATTCAGATGTATTCATAAGAAGTATGGGTACCAGGGGACATCTGGGAGGGCTGTCTAAAGCCACATATAGCGCGATAAAGGTATTAGATATATATGGGGCAGATTATATATTTGTTGAAACTGTAGGTGTGGGACAGTCTGAAGTGGATATAGTAAAGACTGTAGATACTGTAGTTATGGTTATGGTACCAGGACTAGGAGACGATATTCAAGCGATTAAAGCTGGAGTTATGGAGATAGGAGATTTATTTGTAATAAATAAAAGTGATCTTGATGGTGCATCTAGAACAATGATGGAGATAGAAATGATGCTAAATATGAGCCAAAATAAGGATGAAATTCCCCCTGTACTTAAAGTGGTTGCTACTCAAAATAAAGGAATAGAGGAATTATTGGATACAATAATAAACCATATGGACGATATGGTAGCAGAGAATTTATTAGAAAAGAGAAGATTTGGCAATGCTAGGGTCGAAATAGCTAATCTAGTGGAAGAAGAAATAATGAAGATGATATCTAAGGGTTCCCAATTGGGAGAAAAATTGGACCATATATCAAAGGAAGTAGCATCTAGACATAAGGATCCATATACAGCTAGGGATCAGATTTTAAATCTTATAAAAAGATGAAGGGAGAAGATTATTGTGGTCACTAAAATAGATCATATAGGTATAGCAGTTAAAGATTTAAATGAAAGTCTTAAATTTTATGAAGATGTATTGGGACTTAAAGCTGAAGGCACAGAGGTTGTGGAAGAGCAAAAGGTTAAGGTAGCTTTTTTACCATTGGGAGATAGCGAAGTAGAATTGTTGGAGTCAACAGAAGAAGATGGTCCAATAGCTAAATATATAGCAAAAAAAGGAGAAGGGATACAACATATAGCATATAGAGTTGATGATATTGAGAAGGCCATAGAAGATATGAAGAAAAAAGGGATAAGGATGATAGATGAAAAACCTAGATATGGAGCAGGTGGAGCCAAAATAGCTTTTTTACATCCTAAAAGTACCCATGGTGTTTTAGTAGAATTGTGTGAAAGAAAATAATGGAAACAGGAGTGATTATGCCATGTCAATGAAAAAGATTAAAGAACTTCAAAACCTTAAAAAAAAGATAAGATTAGGTGGAGGAGAAAAAAGTATAGAAAAGCAACATTCTAAAGGCAAACTCACTGCTAGAGAAAGGATAGATTTATTATTAGATGAGGGAAGCTTTATAGAAATAGATGCCTTTGTTGAACATAGAAGTAATAATTTTGGGATGGAGAAAAAAAAGGCACCAGGTGAAGGTGTAGTTACAGGATATGGTACTGTTGATGGTAGATTAGTTTATGTTTTTGCTCAAGATTTTACAGTATTAGGTGGCTCATTGGGAGAGATGCATGCCGCTAAAATAGTTAAGATTCAACAATTGGCACTTAAAGTAGGAGCTCCTTTGGTAGGCATAAATGATTCTGGTGGAGCCAGAATACAAGAAGGGGTAGATGCCTTAGCAGGATATGGAAAAATATTTTATAACAATACCATAGCTTCTGGAGTAATTCCTCAAATATCAGCTATAATGGGTCCATGTGCTGGAGGAGCAGTATATTCCCCTGCACTTACTGATTTTATATTTATGGTTGATGGGACCAGTAAGATGTTTATAACTGGGCCTCAAGTTATAAAGACTGTAACAGGTGAAGATGTTTCAGCAGAAGAGTTAGGTGGAGCTATGACTCACAATAATACCAGTGGAGTGGCACATTTTGTAGATGATAGTGAAGAAGCTTGTATAAACAATATAAGACGACTTCTAGGTTTTTTACCTTCTAACAACCTAGATGATGCTCCCACATATAGTAGTAATGATGATATAAATAGAATAGAAAAAGGATTGAATAAAATAGTACCAGAAAATCCAAATAAGCCCTACGATGTAAAAGAAATAATAGAGATAGTAGCAGATGAGGGTGATTTTTTTGAAGTACAACCATATTTCGCCCAAAATATGGTAACAGGATTTATGAGACTAAATGGAAG
This genomic interval from Clostridiisalibacter paucivorans DSM 22131 contains the following:
- a CDS encoding acyl-CoA mutase large subunit family protein — its product is MYDKEKLKEISQSKKEWQKTVDKAISRFPERREDFSSVSGLDNNRIYTAEDVGDMDYNEDLGYPGQYPYTRGVQPTMYRGRLWTMRMYAGFATAKESNERYKYLLEQGQTGLSVAFDLPTQIGYDSDHPLAEGEVGKVGVAIDSLKDMETLFDGIPLDKVSTSMTINAPASVLLAMYIAVAEKQGVSSDKLRGTIQNDILKEYIARGTYIFPTEPSMRLITNIFEYCSKNVPKWNTISISGYHIREAGSTAPQEVAFTLADGIAYVDAAIKAGLDVDDFAPRLSFFFNAHNDLLEEVAKFRAARRLWARIMRDRFNAKKKKSMMLKFHTQTAGSTLTAQQPDNNIVRVAIQTLAAVLGGTQSLHTNSRDEALALPSEESVRIALRTQQIVAHESGVTNTIDPLAGSYYIESKTSEIEEKAMEYIKKIDELGGAPKAIDMGYIQQEIMDAAYRYQKEVESDERIVVGVNRFKVEEGSPKGLLKVDPTVGENKKKGLKELRDERDNNTVKERLDALKNACETDKNVMPFIIDAVKAYATLGEVCGVMRDVFGEYEQSVRL
- the meaB gene encoding methylmalonyl Co-A mutase-associated GTPase MeaB translates to MNIEKRILEGDKRACARLISMVENNEQQGIEIVKKLYKYTGKAHVIGITGPPGGGKSTLTDKLAKALRKRNKKVGIIAVDPTSPFSGGAILGDRVRMNDLATDSDVFIRSMGTRGHLGGLSKATYSAIKVLDIYGADYIFVETVGVGQSEVDIVKTVDTVVMVMVPGLGDDIQAIKAGVMEIGDLFVINKSDLDGASRTMMEIEMMLNMSQNKDEIPPVLKVVATQNKGIEELLDTIINHMDDMVAENLLEKRRFGNARVEIANLVEEEIMKMISKGSQLGEKLDHISKEVASRHKDPYTARDQILNLIKR
- a CDS encoding cobalamin B12-binding domain-containing protein; the protein is MDRPIRVLVAKPGLDGHDRGAKVIARALRDGGMEVIYTGLRQTPEQIVAAAIQEDVDVVAMSILSGAHNHLFPKVVDLLEKENAEDILVIGGGVIPEDDIPELKKVGIKAIFTPGTPTTDVIEFIKSQIKN
- the mce gene encoding methylmalonyl-CoA epimerase; this encodes MVTKIDHIGIAVKDLNESLKFYEDVLGLKAEGTEVVEEQKVKVAFLPLGDSEVELLESTEEDGPIAKYIAKKGEGIQHIAYRVDDIEKAIEDMKKKGIRMIDEKPRYGAGGAKIAFLHPKSTHGVLVELCERK
- a CDS encoding acyl-CoA carboxylase subunit beta, producing the protein MSMKKIKELQNLKKKIRLGGGEKSIEKQHSKGKLTARERIDLLLDEGSFIEIDAFVEHRSNNFGMEKKKAPGEGVVTGYGTVDGRLVYVFAQDFTVLGGSLGEMHAAKIVKIQQLALKVGAPLVGINDSGGARIQEGVDALAGYGKIFYNNTIASGVIPQISAIMGPCAGGAVYSPALTDFIFMVDGTSKMFITGPQVIKTVTGEDVSAEELGGAMTHNNTSGVAHFVDDSEEACINNIRRLLGFLPSNNLDDAPTYSSNDDINRIEKGLNKIVPENPNKPYDVKEIIEIVADEGDFFEVQPYFAQNMVTGFMRLNGRTVGVIANQPNILAGCLDINASDKASRFIRTCDAFNIPIFNFIDVPGFLPGTSQEYGGIIRHGAKMLYAYSEATVPKVSLILRKAYGGSYLAMCSKDLGADMVFAWPNAEIAVMGPQGAANIIFKKEIHSADDSMAKRNEKIKEYRDTVANPYVAASRGYVDDVIEPSTTRQRAISAFDMLLSKREERPAKKHGNIPL